One genomic window of Streptomyces sp. WP-1 includes the following:
- a CDS encoding PaaI family thioesterase yields MGEQQQVQFPQEVIEEYAALGVDLPALFSAGDLGTRMGVQIVEASPEKVVGTMPVEGNTQPYGLLHGGASAVLAETLGSIGAMLHGGSTKVAVGVDLNCTHHRGVRSGLVTGVATPVHRGRSTATYEVVISDEQGRRVCSARLTCLLRDLGTRSGEQAPAAV; encoded by the coding sequence ATGGGCGAGCAGCAGCAGGTGCAGTTCCCGCAGGAGGTCATCGAGGAGTACGCGGCGCTCGGTGTGGACCTGCCCGCGCTGTTCTCGGCCGGTGACCTCGGCACGCGGATGGGCGTGCAGATCGTGGAGGCGTCCCCCGAGAAGGTCGTCGGCACGATGCCGGTGGAGGGCAACACCCAGCCGTACGGCCTGCTGCACGGCGGCGCCTCGGCGGTGCTCGCGGAGACGCTGGGCTCGATCGGCGCGATGCTGCACGGCGGCAGCACCAAGGTGGCGGTCGGTGTGGACCTCAACTGCACGCATCACCGAGGGGTCCGCTCTGGTCTGGTGACCGGGGTGGCCACGCCGGTGCACCGGGGCCGGTCGACGGCGACGTACGAGGTCGTCATCAGCGACGAGCAGGGCCGCCGGGTGTGCAGCGCCCGGCTGACCTGTCTGCTGCGCGACCTCGGCACGCGAAGCGGCGAGCAGGCGCCCGCCGCGGTCTGA
- a CDS encoding ABC transporter ATP-binding protein, producing the protein MTTPVLEARDVTMRFGGLTAVRSVDFTVNSGEIVGLIGPNGAGKTTFFNCLTGLYVPTEGTVAYQGKVLPPKPHLVTQAGIARTFQNIRLFANMTVLENVLVGRHTRTKEGLWSALLRGPGFRKAERESEARALELLEFVGLAGKREHLARNLPYGEQRKLEIARALASEPGLLLLDEPTAGMNPQETRATEELVFAIRDMGIAVLVIEHDMRFIFNLCDRVAVLVQGEKLIEGTSEVVQADERVIAAYLGEPFEGEPGEAEAAEVEAAEAGAAAAETADTAKAAATAARTARAGTAEGEATEAGAAEVEAAGSADSTEGETQ; encoded by the coding sequence ATGACGACACCTGTACTCGAAGCCCGTGACGTCACCATGCGGTTCGGCGGTCTGACCGCCGTACGGTCCGTGGACTTCACGGTGAACAGCGGCGAGATCGTCGGTCTGATCGGGCCGAACGGCGCCGGCAAGACCACCTTCTTCAACTGCCTCACCGGCCTGTACGTGCCCACCGAGGGCACCGTCGCCTACCAGGGCAAGGTGCTGCCGCCCAAGCCGCACCTGGTGACGCAGGCGGGCATCGCCCGTACCTTCCAGAACATCCGGCTCTTCGCCAACATGACCGTTCTGGAGAACGTCCTGGTGGGCCGCCACACGCGGACCAAGGAGGGCCTGTGGTCGGCGCTGCTGCGCGGCCCCGGCTTCCGCAAGGCCGAGCGCGAGTCCGAGGCGCGGGCCCTGGAACTCCTGGAGTTCGTCGGCCTCGCCGGCAAGCGCGAGCACCTGGCGCGCAATCTGCCCTACGGCGAGCAGCGCAAGCTGGAGATCGCGCGGGCGCTGGCCAGCGAGCCGGGCCTGCTGCTCCTGGACGAGCCGACGGCGGGCATGAACCCGCAGGAGACCCGGGCCACCGAGGAACTGGTCTTCGCCATCCGGGACATGGGCATCGCCGTCCTCGTCATCGAGCACGACATGCGGTTCATCTTCAACCTGTGCGACCGCGTCGCCGTGCTCGTGCAGGGCGAGAAGCTGATCGAGGGCACCTCCGAGGTCGTCCAGGCCGACGAGCGGGTCATCGCCGCCTATCTGGGCGAGCCCTTCGAGGGCGAGCCGGGCGAGGCGGAGGCCGCCGAGGTCGAGGCGGCGGAGGCCGGAGCGGCCGCGGCCGAGACGGCGGACACGGCGAAGGCCGCGGCGACCGCGGCCCGGACGGCGCGGGCCGGCACAGCCGAGGGTGAGGCGACGGAGGCCGGGGCGGCCGAGGTCGAGGCGGCCGGTTCCGCCGACAGCACAGAGGGAGAGACCCAGTGA
- a CDS encoding FdhF/YdeP family oxidoreductase: protein MATKPPKGDPVQDAPQVAEPKHAAAGLPAIGHTLRIAQQQMGVRRTALTLLRVNQKDGFDCPGCAWPEPEHRHTAEFCENGAKAVAEEATLRRVTPEFFAAHPVADLATRSGYWLGQQGRLTHPMYLPEGAAHYEPVTWERAFGIIAEEIAALASPDEAVFYTSGRTSNEAAFLYQLFARELGTNNLPDCSNMCHESSGSALTETIGIGKGSVLLEDLYQADLIIVAGQNPGTNHPRMLSALEKAKANGAKVISVNPLPEAGLERFKNPQTPQGMLKGAALTDLFLQIRIGGDQALFRLLNKLILATDGAVDEEFVREHTHGFEEFAKAAESADWDETLAATGLSRAEIERALELVLASERTIVCWAMGLTQHKHSVPTIREVVNFLLLRGNIGRPGAGVCPVRGHSNVQGDRTMGIFERPAPAFLDALEREFGFAPPREHGFDVVRAIRALRDGEAKVFFAMGGNFVSASPDTEVTEAAMRRARLTVHVSTKLNRSHTVTGARALILPTLGRTERDVQASGEQFVTVEDSMGMVHASRGRLAPASAQLLSEPAIVCRMARAVLGERSVVPWEEFEKDYAAVRDRIARVVPGFGDFNARVARPGGFALPHAPRDERRFPTATGRANFTAAPVEYPELPEGRLLLQTLRSHDQYNTTIYGLDDRYRGITGGRRVVLVNAEDARSLGFAEGAYVDLVSEWRDGVERRAPGFRVVLYPTARGCAAAYYPETNVLVPLDATADTSNTPASKSVIVRLEAHTEGRLEQSATD from the coding sequence ATGGCGACGAAGCCGCCCAAGGGTGATCCGGTGCAGGACGCGCCGCAGGTCGCGGAGCCGAAGCACGCGGCGGCGGGGCTGCCGGCCATCGGGCACACCTTGCGGATCGCCCAGCAGCAGATGGGCGTCCGGCGCACCGCGCTGACGCTGCTGCGGGTGAACCAGAAGGACGGCTTCGACTGCCCGGGCTGCGCCTGGCCGGAGCCGGAGCACCGGCACACCGCGGAGTTCTGCGAGAACGGCGCGAAGGCGGTGGCCGAGGAGGCCACCCTGCGCCGGGTCACCCCCGAGTTCTTCGCCGCGCACCCCGTCGCCGACCTGGCGACCAGGAGCGGGTACTGGCTGGGCCAGCAGGGGCGGCTCACCCATCCCATGTACCTCCCCGAAGGGGCGGCGCACTACGAGCCGGTCACCTGGGAGCGCGCCTTCGGCATCATCGCCGAGGAGATCGCCGCCCTCGCCTCCCCGGACGAGGCCGTCTTCTACACCTCGGGCCGCACCAGCAACGAGGCGGCGTTCCTGTACCAGCTCTTCGCACGCGAGCTGGGCACGAACAACCTGCCGGACTGCTCGAACATGTGCCACGAGTCGTCGGGCTCGGCGCTCACGGAGACCATCGGCATCGGCAAGGGCAGCGTCCTCCTGGAGGACCTCTACCAGGCCGATCTGATCATCGTGGCGGGCCAGAACCCGGGCACCAACCACCCCCGGATGCTGTCCGCGCTGGAGAAGGCCAAGGCGAACGGCGCGAAGGTGATCAGCGTCAACCCTTTGCCCGAGGCGGGCCTGGAGCGGTTCAAGAACCCGCAGACCCCGCAGGGCATGCTCAAGGGCGCCGCGCTCACCGATCTGTTCCTCCAGATCCGCATCGGCGGCGACCAGGCGCTCTTCCGGCTCCTCAACAAGCTGATCCTGGCGACGGACGGCGCGGTCGACGAGGAGTTCGTGCGCGAACACACGCATGGATTCGAGGAGTTCGCCAAGGCCGCGGAGTCCGCCGACTGGGACGAGACACTGGCCGCGACCGGTCTGAGCCGCGCGGAGATCGAGCGGGCGCTGGAGCTGGTGCTCGCCTCCGAGCGGACCATCGTCTGCTGGGCGATGGGTCTGACCCAGCACAAGCACTCCGTGCCGACGATCCGCGAGGTCGTTAACTTCCTGCTGCTGCGCGGCAACATCGGCCGGCCGGGCGCGGGCGTGTGCCCGGTGCGCGGCCATTCGAACGTGCAGGGCGACCGCACGATGGGCATCTTCGAGCGGCCCGCGCCCGCCTTCCTGGACGCCCTGGAGCGGGAGTTCGGGTTCGCGCCGCCCCGGGAGCACGGCTTCGACGTCGTACGGGCGATCCGCGCGCTGCGCGACGGCGAGGCGAAGGTGTTCTTCGCCATGGGCGGCAACTTCGTCTCCGCGTCCCCGGACACCGAGGTGACCGAGGCGGCGATGCGGCGGGCGCGGCTGACGGTGCATGTGTCGACCAAGCTGAACCGCTCGCACACGGTGACCGGCGCGCGGGCGCTGATCCTGCCCACCCTGGGCCGCACCGAGCGCGACGTGCAGGCGAGCGGCGAGCAGTTCGTGACCGTGGAGGACTCCATGGGCATGGTGCACGCCTCGCGCGGCCGGCTGGCGCCCGCGAGCGCGCAGCTGCTGTCCGAGCCGGCGATCGTGTGCCGGATGGCCCGCGCGGTGCTCGGGGAGCGCAGCGTGGTGCCGTGGGAGGAGTTCGAGAAGGACTACGCGGCCGTCCGCGACCGGATCGCGCGGGTGGTCCCGGGGTTCGGGGACTTCAACGCGCGGGTGGCCCGGCCCGGCGGTTTCGCGCTGCCGCACGCGCCGCGCGACGAGCGCCGCTTCCCGACCGCCACCGGCAGGGCGAACTTCACCGCGGCGCCGGTGGAGTACCCCGAACTGCCCGAGGGGCGGCTGCTGTTGCAGACACTGCGCTCGCACGACCAGTACAACACCACGATCTACGGTCTGGACGACCGCTACCGGGGCATCACGGGTGGCCGCCGGGTGGTGCTGGTGAACGCCGAGGACGCGCGCTCGCTCGGGTTCGCCGAGGGGGCGTACGTGGATCTGGTGAGCGAGTGGCGGGACGGCGTGGAGCGGCGGGCGCCCGGTTTCCGGGTGGTGCTGTACCCGACGGCCCGGGGCTGCGCGGCGGCGTACTACCCGGAGACCAATGTGCTGGTACCGCTGGACGCGACGGCCGACACCAGCAACACCCCCGCCAGCAAGTCGGTGATCGTACGCCTGGAGGCGCACACGGAAGGCCGTCTGGAACAATCGGCGACCGACTGA
- a CDS encoding branched-chain amino acid ABC transporter permease — MTDTTLQTPAERGPLPLPAAAARPLIAVGAVGTIASAFLSWTWTSDFPGNLTIYGYPAGLQILALVAGALTLLYALALWRVKGLGWLNPSGATSPVFLTALSAFAVCWFTGIAIAVDLGGLVNLDPGAYVAMVASLLPVLGALALPHPAPGTGLKGYLTKPDQPRPGTLSPLVERAVVTVGTALGLVVFTYGIGIDDDDSETFIGFLLICVFAAWGLVHAGLLDRYTTMSTRHKGFAACLAFVAAVIFPFTQSNDHNANIGVNILIFATVALGLNIVVGLTGLLDLGYVAFLGVGAYAAALVSGSEYSPFQVHFPFWAAALTGMAASLVFGVLIGGPTLRLRGDYLAIVTLGFGEIFRITVNNLDGDSGPNVTRGPNGITQIPDIQLFGFNLGDAHTFGSFTLGRFANYLFLMLIITAIVVLVFTRAADSRIGRSWIAIREDETAATAMGINGFRVKLIAFALGASLAGLAGTVMAHVNYSVNPQPYQFAGAAPPNSAFLLAAVVLGGMGTVSGPLLGASLLYLIPEKLQFMQNYELLAFGVALILLMRFRPEGIIANRRRKLEFHETGQLDVPAQTTLSEDTAVTKAGA, encoded by the coding sequence ATGACCGACACCACCCTCCAGACCCCGGCGGAGCGCGGCCCCCTGCCGCTCCCGGCCGCCGCGGCCCGGCCGCTCATCGCCGTCGGCGCCGTCGGCACCATCGCCAGCGCCTTCCTGAGCTGGACCTGGACGTCCGACTTCCCCGGCAACCTGACCATCTACGGCTACCCGGCCGGACTCCAGATCCTGGCCCTGGTCGCCGGCGCGCTCACCCTGCTGTACGCGCTCGCCCTGTGGCGGGTGAAGGGCCTCGGCTGGCTGAACCCGTCGGGCGCCACCAGCCCGGTGTTCCTGACCGCCCTGTCGGCGTTCGCCGTCTGCTGGTTCACCGGTATCGCCATCGCCGTCGACCTCGGCGGACTGGTCAACCTCGACCCGGGCGCGTACGTCGCGATGGTGGCCTCCCTGCTTCCCGTGCTCGGCGCCCTCGCCCTGCCGCACCCGGCCCCGGGCACCGGCCTCAAGGGCTATCTCACCAAGCCCGACCAGCCCCGCCCCGGCACCCTGTCGCCACTCGTGGAACGCGCCGTCGTCACCGTCGGCACCGCCCTCGGCCTGGTGGTCTTCACCTACGGCATCGGCATCGACGACGATGACAGCGAGACCTTCATCGGCTTCCTGCTGATCTGCGTCTTCGCCGCCTGGGGTCTGGTGCACGCCGGGCTCCTCGACCGGTACACGACCATGTCCACCCGCCACAAGGGCTTCGCGGCCTGCCTGGCGTTCGTGGCCGCCGTGATCTTCCCGTTCACGCAGAGCAACGACCACAACGCCAACATCGGCGTGAACATCCTCATCTTCGCCACCGTCGCGCTCGGCCTGAACATCGTCGTCGGCCTCACCGGTCTGCTCGACCTCGGCTACGTCGCCTTCCTCGGCGTCGGCGCCTACGCGGCCGCCCTGGTCTCCGGCTCCGAGTACTCGCCCTTCCAGGTCCACTTCCCCTTCTGGGCCGCGGCGCTCACCGGCATGGCCGCCTCGCTGGTCTTCGGTGTCCTGATCGGCGGTCCGACGCTGCGGCTGCGCGGCGACTACCTGGCGATCGTGACGCTCGGCTTCGGAGAGATCTTCCGGATCACCGTCAACAACCTGGACGGCGACTCCGGTCCTAACGTCACCCGCGGGCCCAACGGCATCACCCAGATCCCCGACATCCAGCTCTTCGGGTTCAACCTGGGCGACGCCCACACCTTCGGCTCGTTCACCCTCGGCCGGTTCGCCAACTACCTGTTCCTGATGCTGATCATCACGGCGATCGTGGTGCTCGTCTTCACCCGCGCCGCCGACTCCCGTATCGGCCGCTCCTGGATCGCCATCCGCGAGGACGAGACCGCCGCGACCGCCATGGGCATCAACGGCTTCAGGGTCAAGCTGATCGCGTTCGCGCTCGGCGCCTCCCTGGCGGGCCTGGCCGGCACCGTGATGGCGCACGTGAACTACAGCGTCAACCCGCAGCCGTACCAGTTCGCCGGCGCCGCCCCGCCCAACTCGGCCTTCCTGCTGGCCGCCGTCGTCCTCGGCGGCATGGGCACCGTCAGCGGCCCGCTGCTCGGCGCCAGCCTGCTCTACCTCATCCCGGAGAAGCTCCAGTTCATGCAGAACTACGAGCTGCTCGCCTTCGGTGTGGCACTGATCCTGCTGATGCGGTTCCGGCCGGAGGGCATCATCGCCAACCGCCGCCGCAAGCTGGAGTTCCACGAGACCGGCCAGCTCGACGTACCGGCACAGACGACGCTGTCCGAGGACACGGCCGTCACCAAGGCAGGGGCGTAA
- a CDS encoding branched-chain amino acid ABC transporter permease, translating into MNTLPQQLANGLFLGSMYGLIAIGYTMVYGIVQLINFAHGEIFMTGGFGALTVYLVLPDGVSMWIALPAMLVGGALVAVLIAVGAERFAYRPLRGAPRLAPLITAIGLSLALQQLVFNLYPNAKAARVFPQLPFGPYHLGSVTVQSGDLFLIIAAPVCMAILAFFVRLSRTGRAMQATAQDPDTAQLMGIDTNRIIVIAFAIGGLFAAVAGTAYGLKYGSVSYDMGFLAGLKAFTAAVLGGIGNIYGAMLGGLVLGIAEAMATAYIADIPGMHQLGGQGWAPVWAFVLLILVLLFRPQGLLGERVADRA; encoded by the coding sequence GTGAACACCCTGCCGCAGCAGCTGGCCAACGGGCTGTTCCTCGGCTCGATGTACGGTCTGATCGCCATCGGCTACACGATGGTGTACGGCATCGTCCAGCTCATCAACTTCGCTCACGGCGAGATCTTCATGACGGGAGGCTTCGGCGCCCTCACGGTGTATCTCGTCCTGCCGGACGGCGTATCCATGTGGATAGCCCTGCCGGCGATGCTCGTCGGCGGCGCCCTGGTCGCCGTACTCATCGCCGTCGGCGCCGAACGCTTCGCCTACCGGCCGCTGCGCGGCGCGCCACGCCTGGCGCCGCTCATCACGGCCATCGGTCTCTCGCTCGCGCTCCAGCAGCTCGTCTTCAACCTGTACCCGAACGCCAAGGCCGCCCGGGTCTTCCCACAGCTCCCCTTCGGGCCCTACCACCTGGGCTCGGTCACCGTGCAGAGCGGCGATCTCTTCCTGATCATCGCCGCCCCGGTGTGCATGGCGATCCTCGCCTTCTTCGTACGGCTCTCGCGCACCGGCCGCGCCATGCAGGCCACCGCGCAGGACCCGGACACCGCCCAGCTGATGGGCATCGACACCAACCGCATCATCGTGATCGCGTTCGCCATCGGCGGCCTGTTCGCGGCGGTCGCGGGCACCGCGTACGGCCTCAAGTACGGCTCGGTCTCCTACGACATGGGCTTCCTCGCCGGCCTCAAGGCCTTCACCGCGGCCGTCCTCGGCGGCATCGGCAACATCTACGGCGCCATGCTCGGCGGACTCGTCCTCGGCATCGCCGAGGCCATGGCCACCGCCTACATCGCGGACATCCCCGGCATGCACCAGCTCGGCGGCCAGGGCTGGGCACCGGTCTGGGCCTTCGTCCTCCTCATCCTCGTACTCCTCTTCAGACCACAGGGTCTGCTCGGCGAACGCGTCGCGGACAGGGCGTGA
- a CDS encoding branched-chain amino acid ABC transporter substrate-binding protein gives MVILTSVLTTGALTLTACGSRNNDSKGGDSGNVTVTIGVDAPLTGQNSATGLGIQYGAQIAVDDANKNKTVPGVTFKVKALDDKAIPATGQQNATQLVAEKDVLGVVGPLNSGVATQMQQVLNTADLVEISPSNTAPELTQGKDWQTKKVRPFKNYFRTATTDALQGAFAADYAYNGLHKKKAFVVDDKQTYGAGLSKIFKEQFAKQGGKVIGTDHVSVGDRDFSTLVTKIKNSGADILYYGGQYDESQVLTKQLKDAGAKIPLFGGDGMFTPTYIKTAGKAAEGDLATSIGVPVDTLPAAKDFVATYKAKKYPGDYGTYGSYSYDATTAIIKAVGQVIKDGKLPDDARAKVVDAVQHNSFDGISGKISFDEFGDTTNKQLTVYQVVNGAWKSVKSGVANPK, from the coding sequence CTGGTGATTCTTACCTCCGTTCTGACGACCGGGGCTCTGACTCTCACCGCCTGCGGCTCCCGCAACAATGACAGCAAGGGCGGCGACAGCGGCAACGTGACGGTCACCATCGGCGTGGACGCCCCGCTGACCGGCCAGAACTCCGCGACCGGCCTCGGCATCCAGTACGGCGCGCAGATAGCGGTCGACGACGCCAACAAGAACAAGACCGTCCCGGGCGTGACCTTCAAGGTCAAGGCACTGGACGACAAGGCGATCCCGGCCACCGGCCAGCAGAACGCCACCCAGCTGGTCGCCGAGAAGGACGTCCTCGGCGTGGTCGGCCCGCTCAACTCCGGCGTGGCCACCCAGATGCAGCAGGTCCTGAACACCGCCGACCTGGTGGAGATCTCCCCGTCGAACACCGCCCCGGAGCTGACCCAGGGCAAGGACTGGCAGACCAAGAAGGTCCGCCCGTTCAAGAACTACTTCCGCACCGCGACCACCGACGCCCTCCAGGGCGCGTTCGCGGCGGACTACGCCTACAACGGTCTGCACAAGAAGAAGGCGTTCGTCGTCGACGACAAGCAGACCTACGGCGCCGGCCTCTCCAAGATCTTCAAGGAGCAGTTCGCCAAGCAGGGCGGCAAGGTCATCGGCACCGACCACGTCAGCGTGGGCGACCGTGACTTCTCCACCCTCGTCACCAAGATCAAGAACTCCGGCGCCGACATCCTGTACTACGGCGGCCAGTACGACGAGTCCCAGGTGCTGACCAAGCAGCTCAAGGACGCCGGCGCCAAGATCCCGCTGTTCGGCGGCGACGGCATGTTCACCCCGACCTACATCAAGACCGCCGGCAAGGCCGCCGAGGGCGACCTCGCGACCTCCATCGGCGTCCCGGTCGACACCCTGCCCGCCGCCAAGGACTTCGTGGCCACCTACAAGGCCAAGAAGTACCCCGGTGACTACGGCACCTACGGCTCGTACTCCTACGACGCCACCACCGCGATCATCAAGGCCGTCGGCCAGGTCATCAAGGACGGCAAGCTCCCCGACGACGCCCGCGCCAAGGTCGTCGACGCGGTCCAGCACAACTCCTTCGACGGTATCTCCGGCAAGATCTCGTTCGACGAGTTCGGGGACACCACGAACAAGCAGCTGACCGTCTACCAGGTCGTCAACGGTGCGTGGAAGTCCGTCAAGAGCGGCGTCGCCAACCCGAAGTAG